In Nicotiana tabacum cultivar K326 chromosome 2, ASM71507v2, whole genome shotgun sequence, the following proteins share a genomic window:
- the LOC107784039 gene encoding uncharacterized protein LOC107784039 gives MARTNKYTSLNFNDIYEKKTTSSSSATSGRPHSSSSSSFNGPNKTIISNSRIHGHMLVLSRPTPKPISIPQPQPQPLPIQLQPKLQSPPDQTRAESDSISLRPQGRTGSGPTATLSSSPVNPPSPLQSPLPKSNRFVPPHLRPGFVGREEKPVPDGQGLRAKQEVGPGPHRQGAHLGSSPNRFGENGRPKSGGGYERMRRGFGEADAVDFMNRPGSSGARPSSSG, from the coding sequence ATGGCAAGAACCAATAAATATACCTCCCTTAACTTCAACGACATCTACGAAAAGAAAACCACTAGCAGCAGCTCCGCCACCTCCGGTAGACCGCactcttcttcatcatcttcttttAATGGTCCCAATAAGACTATTATCTCCAACTCACGTATCCATGGCCACATGCTTGTCCTGAGCCGGCCCACTCCCAAGCCCATCTCCATTCCGCAACCCCAGCCTCAGCCTCTTCCGATCCAGCTACAGCCCAAGTTACAAAGCCCACCGGATCAAACCCGAGCTGAATCGGACTCCATTTCGCTTCGTCCACAGGGTCGTACTGGGTCGGGGCCGACTGCTACACTTTCTTCGTCTCCTGTGAACCCGCCTTCACCTTTGCAATCGCCTTTGCCAAAGTCGAACCGGTTCGTGCCGCCACATCTTAGACCGGGATTTGTGGGCCGGGAGGAGAAACCGGTCCCGGATGGTCAGGGATTGAGAGCTAAACAGGAGGTTGGGCCTGGGCCGCATCGTCAGGGAGCACATCTTGGGTCGTCACCTAATCGGTTCGGAGAGAACGGTAGGCCCAAATCGGGAGGTGGGTATGAACGAATGAGGAGAGGATTTGGTGAGGCTGATGCGGTGGACTTCATGAACCGGCCTGGTTCTAGCGGGGCTCGGCCCAGCTCtagtggatga
- the LOC107784037 gene encoding fasciclin-like arabinogalactan protein 9, whose protein sequence is MAQRSLPLIFLSLIPLFFILFPQIQAQSPTAPAPAPTGPIDIFAILKKPGQYNTFIKFLNETQVGMQINNQVNNSNQGMTVFAPSDNAFTNLPGGTLNKLNDQQKVQLIQYHVLPKFYSFDDLQTVSNPVRTQATGPKGEPFGLNFTGQNNQVNVSSGAVETNIYNAIRKDPPLAVYQLDKVLIPLEFTDAKTPSSDNAPAPSNDSAKSGSTADKTKAKEPSPAPNGAKRINVGAFGLVSGVFLFCMGALS, encoded by the coding sequence ATGGCTCAAAGATCTCTTCctctcatttttctatctttaatcccacttttctttattctttttccaCAAATTCAAGCTCAATCTCCAACAGCTCCAGCTCCAGCACCCACAGGACCAATAGACATTTTTGCAATTCTCAAAAAACCAGGACAATACAACACATTCATTAAATTTCTTAACGAAACACAAGTAGGAATGCAAATCAACAACCAAGTCAACAATTCAAACCAAGGTATGACTGTTTTTGCACCATCAGACAATGCATTTACCAATCTCCCAGGTGGTACTCTCAACAAACTCAATGACCAACAAAAAGTACAACTTATTCAGTACCATGTACTACCTAAATTTTACAGCTTTGATGATTTACAAACAGTTAGCAATCCTGTTAGAACACAAGCAACAGGACCAAAAGGTGAGCCTTTTGGACTTAACTTTACTGGACAGAATAATCAAGTGAATGTCTCATCTGGAGCTGTGGAAACAAATATTTATAATGCTATAAGAAAAGACCCTCCTTTGGCTGTTTACCAATTGGATAAGGTTTTGATTCCTTTGGAATTTACTGATGCTAAGACTCCATCTTCTGATAATGCACCTGCTCCTAGTAATGATTCTGCTAAAAGTGGTTCTACTGCTGACAAAACCAAAGCTAAAGAACCATCTCCTGCTCCAAATGGTGCTAAGAGGATTAATGTTGGAGCTTTTGGTTTGGTTTCTGGAGTTTTCTTGTTTTGCATGGGAGCACTTTCTTGA